The following proteins come from a genomic window of Diprion similis isolate iyDipSimi1 chromosome 8, iyDipSimi1.1, whole genome shotgun sequence:
- the LOC124409404 gene encoding programmed cell death protein 5 produces the protein MADPELEAIRQQRLAQLQSQYKGGDASNQQAAEEKRQQVEEMRHSILTQVLDQSARARLNTLRLGKPEKGKMVEEMLLNMAQRGQLPGKLGEKELIGLLESVNQQTQRTTTVKFDRRRAALDSDDDIDDL, from the exons ATGGCTGATCCGGAGTTAGAAGCGATCCGTCAGCAGCGATTAGCCCAATTACAATCACAATACAAG GGTGGCGATGCTTCCAACCAGCAAGCAGCTGAAGAGAAACGACAGCAGGTAGAGGAGATGAGACATTCAATTCTGACGCAAGTACTAGATCAATCAGCCCGAGCAAGAC TGAACACGCTACGTCTGGGAAAACCAGAAAAAGGTAAAATGGTGGAAGAAATGCTTCTTAACATGGCACAGCGCGGTCAGTTACCTGGCAAACTTGGAGAAAAGGAACTCATCGGACTTTTGGAAAGTGTAAATCAGCAGACACAGAGAACAACGACTGTCAAA TTTGATCGGCGCAGAGCAGCACTGGATTCGGACGACGATATTGATGACTTGTAG